The DNA sequence GAGCTAAATGAGTTTTCTCCACCAAATCCTGATCGATCAAACTTTCGTTTGCTTTCGGGAAATCGGTTAAGTGAATTGATTCTGCCTCATTTTTTCCAGTGATTTTATTCAAATCCTGATACAATTGATCCATAAAGAACGGCGCAATTGGCGCTGCAATTTTCGCTACCGTTTCTAAACACGTATATAAAGTTTGGTAAGCAGAAATCTTATCTTCAGAATAATCTCCTTTCCAGAATCTTCTACGGCAAAGTCTTACATACCAGTTGCTTAAATTATCATTAACAAAATTATTAATGGCTCTGGCGACTTTTGTTGGTTCGTAATCTTCGTAGAAAGAAGTCACCTCTTTTACTAATAAATTGAGCTCTGATAAAATCCAACGGTCAATTTCCGGACGGTTTTCTACGTCTTTTTCAGCGTAAGTAAATCCGTCAACATTCGCATATAAAGCAAAGAATGAATACGTGTTGTACAATGTTCCGAAAAATTTTCTTCTAACTTCATCAATTCCTTCCAAATCGAATTTTAAATTTTCCCAAGGATTCGCATTCGAAATCATGTACCAACGCGTTGCATCGGGACCGTATTTTTCTAAAGTCGTAAATGGATCAACTGCGTTTCCTAAACGTTTTGACATTTTCTGGCCATTTTTGTCCAAAACCAAACCATTCGACATTACATTTTTATACGCCACAGAATCGAAAACCGAGGTTGCAATTGCGTGCAAAGTATAAAACCATCCACGTGTTTGATCAACTCCTTCTGCAATAAAATCTGCCGGGAATGCTTTATTTGAATCAATCATTTCCTTATTTTCAAAAGGATAATGTAATTGTGCATAAGGCATTGAGCCTGAATCAAACCAAACATCAATCAAATCAGATTCGCGATTCATCGGTTTTCCTGAAGCTGAAACTAAGATAATTTCATCAACAATATTTTTATGCAAATCAATGTTCGCATAATTTTCTTTCGACATATTTCCAACCTCAAACGCCGCAAAAGGATTTTCAGACATAAATCCAGCCTCCATTGATTTCTGGATTTCAGTCATCAATTCTTCTACAGATCCGATGATGATTTCTTCTTTCAAATCTTCCGTACGCCAGATTGGTAAAGGAATTCCCCAATATCTTGAACGGGAAAGATTCCAGTCATTTACGTTAACGAGCCAGTTTGCAAAACGTCCTTCACCGGTTGATTTTGGTTTCCAGTTGATGGTTTCATTTAATTCAACCAAACGATCTTTAACCGCAGTCATTTTAACAAACCAAGAATCCAAAGGATAATATAAAACAGGTTTGTCAGTTCTCCAACAATGCGGATAACTGTGAACGTATTTTTCTACTTTAAAGGCTTTGTTTTCAGTCTTTAAAAGAATTGCCAATTCTACATCCCAAGATTTCTCAGGCGCGGTTCCGTTATCGTAATATTCGTTTTTAATGAATTTCTCCGCAAATAATTCCGGTGTATTTCCACCTTTTAGAAAACGGCCTTGCAAGTCAACCAACGGAACGAGATTGTCGTTCTCATCTTTGATCAACATTGGCGGAATATCATTTTCTTTGGCAACGCGCGAATCGTCCGCACCAAAAGTTGGCGCGATATGTACGATTCCTGTTCCATCTTCTGTAGTTACAAAATCACCGATAATCACACGGAATGCTTTGTCTGCATTTTCAGCAGGTAAAAACCATGGAATTAATTGTTTGTATTCTGTTCCGGCTAATTTTTCGCCGGTAAATTCCATTAAAACTTGATAAGGAATTGTTTTATTTTCTGAACTGTAA is a window from the Kaistella flava (ex Peng et al. 2021) genome containing:
- the ileS gene encoding isoleucine--tRNA ligase, with amino-acid sequence MKKFTEYKNLDLTAVAENITQFWEKNQTFKKSVDIREGQPEYVFYEGPPSANGMPGIHHVMARALKDIFCRYQTQNGKQVFRKAGWDTHGLPIELGVEKELGITKEDIGKTISVEDYNQACRNAVMRYTDVWNDLTEKIGYWVDLEDPYITYEPKYMETVWWLLKQLYNKDLMYKGYTIQPYSPAAGTGLSSHELNQPGTYRDVSDTTVVAQFKLKRAPENASETWKKLSAIAYPESNIDTSEIAGASCGGALHWEEFEAEKPKANVYFLAWTTTPWTLPSNTALAVGRDIEYVLVKTFNQYTFEPIHIILASVLVQKNFGKKYFEGTDEDFKNYSSENKTIPYQVLMEFTGEKLAGTEYKQLIPWFLPAENADKAFRVIIGDFVTTEDGTGIVHIAPTFGADDSRVAKENDIPPMLIKDENDNLVPLVDLQGRFLKGGNTPELFAEKFIKNEYYDNGTAPEKSWDVELAILLKTENKAFKVEKYVHSYPHCWRTDKPVLYYPLDSWFVKMTAVKDRLVELNETINWKPKSTGEGRFANWLVNVNDWNLSRSRYWGIPLPIWRTEDLKEEIIIGSVEELMTEIQKSMEAGFMSENPFAAFEVGNMSKENYANIDLHKNIVDEIILVSASGKPMNRESDLIDVWFDSGSMPYAQLHYPFENKEMIDSNKAFPADFIAEGVDQTRGWFYTLHAIATSVFDSVAYKNVMSNGLVLDKNGQKMSKRLGNAVDPFTTLEKYGPDATRWYMISNANPWENLKFDLEGIDEVRRKFFGTLYNTYSFFALYANVDGFTYAEKDVENRPEIDRWILSELNLLVKEVTSFYEDYEPTKVARAINNFVNDNLSNWYVRLCRRRFWKGDYSEDKISAYQTLYTCLETVAKIAAPIAPFFMDQLYQDLNKITGKNEAESIHLTDFPKANESLIDQDLVEKTHLAQQITSMVFSLRKKENIKVRQPLQKVMIPVLDKKTEAQILAVSELVKQEVNVKELQLINADEAAHLIVKQIKPNFKTLGARLGKDMKTVAGEITNFKADQISTLEKEGKMEIQGYEISLDDVEIFTKDIPGWTVTSEGKLTVALDLTLTDELKAEGISREFINRVQNLRKEKELDLTDRITIRLEKNSPFEKEIINNKAYISAEVLSDRIEIVNSLSNFDEIEIDELKFKVEVQKL